In a single window of the Raphanus sativus cultivar WK10039 chromosome 9, ASM80110v3, whole genome shotgun sequence genome:
- the LOC130500087 gene encoding uncharacterized protein LOC130500087, producing the protein MDNGYQPRNNQQGNSQPQQSPTPGFPNKGNQSSQQQTYPSSSAPQASNTDILLKQILESQTRSEKHVGYELKNLHNKIDGSYNELNNKFKALENQFASLNTHQNRQQGSLPGKPEQNPKETMKAVTLRSGKQLPPPTLTKDAEKQEKIVDAKGKGKLGEEKQTVKDGQAAAPATENPFVPPPYEPKLPFPGRFKKQLLEKYKALFEKQMSEVQITMPIIDAFMLVPQYSKFLKDVVAAKKKEMQGMRILTHECNAIIQRLDVPKKLEDPGCFTLPCALGPMVFERCLCDLGASVSLMPLSVAKKLGFTQYKKYFVVLEMGEEAQDPLILGRPFLATAGAIVNVKEGKIDLHLGKRHILHFDIKEVMKKPTVQGQIFYIEEMDALADELLEELSLEDPLQLALTVEKEAEVIENLESTAYGMMLDSHKGFESKDQYEELPQVVHQVASVTQQENTQQDDWSELKAPKVELKPLPHGVRYAFLGPNDTYPVIVSSELTEPEIAELLKTLKRFRKAIGYSLDDIKGISPTLCMHRIHLEDESMTSIEHQRRLNPNLKDVVKKEILKLLDAGVIYPISDS; encoded by the exons aatgGTTACCAGCCTAGGAACAACCAGCAAGGCAACTCTCAGCCTCAGCAGAGTCCCACTCCTGGTTTTCCCAACAAAGGAAACCAATCTTCTCAGCAGCAAACTTATCCTTCTAGTTCTGCTCCTCAGGCCAGCAACACAGATATTCTACTGAAACAAATCTTGGAGTCTCAAACTAGAAGTGAAAAGCATGTTGGCTATGAGCTCAAGAATCTCCACAACAAGATTGATGgtagctacaatgagctcaacaacaagttcaagGCCTTGGAGAACCAGTTTGCTTCTTTGAATACTCACCAAAACCGCCAGCAAGGTTCTCTACCTGGAAAACCTGAGCAAAACCCCAAGGAAACAATGAAGGCTGTTACCCTTAGGAGTGGCAAGCAGTTGCCTCCTCCAactctcaccaaggatgctgagaaacaag agaagaTTGTGGATGCCAAAGGCAAAGGAAAGTtgggagaagagaagcaaacaGTGAAAGATGGTCAAGCTGCTGCTCCAGCAACTGAGAATCCTTTTGTTCCCCCTCCTTATGAGCCCAAACTTCCATTCCCTGGAAggttcaagaagcagctgctagaGAAGTACAAAGCtctgtttgagaagcagatgagtgaagttcAGAtcacaatgcccatcattgatgctttcatgttGGTCCCTCAATACAGTAAGTTcctaaaagatgttgtagctgcaaagaagaaggagatgcaGGGTATGAGGATTCTCACTCATGAGTgtaatgccatcattcagagacTTGATGTTCCAAAGAAACTAGAAGacccaggatgcttcacactgccttgtgctcttggacctatggtttTTGAGagatgtctctgcgatttgggagctagtgtcagcttgatgccctTGTCAGTTGCAAAGAAGCTTGGTttcactcagtacaagaagt attttgtggtacttgagatgggtgaagaagctcaagatccCTTAATCCTTGGGAGACCTTTCTTAGCTACAGctggagctattgtgaatgtgaaagaaggcaagattgATCTCCACTTGGGTAAGAGGCACattctccactttgacatcaaggaggtTATGAAGAAACCAACTGTGCAAGGACAAATCTTCTACATTGAAGAGATGGATGCTCTGGCTGATGAACTCCTTGAAGAGCTGTCTCTAGAAGATCCTCTACAGCTGGCTTTGACAGTGGAGAAGGAGGCTGAAGTGATTGAGAACCTGGAGAGTACTGCCTATGGGATGATGCTGGATTCACACAAGGGGTTTGAGAGTAAGGATCAGTACGAAGAGCTGCCACAGGTGGTCCATCAAGTAGCTTCAGTGACTCAACAAGAGAATACCCAGCAAGATGACTGGAGCGAGCTTAAGGCACCTAAAGTGGAGCTTAAACCACTCCCCCATGGTGTAAGGTATGCGTTCCTTGGCCCTAATGATAcctatcctgtcattgtgagtagTGAACTTACTGAACCTGAGATTGCTGAACTTTTGAAAACACTTAAAAGGTTTAGAAAAGCAATAGGTTACTCGCTTGATGATATCAAAGGGATCTCACCCACTTTGTGCATGCATAGGATACATCTTGAGGATGAATCAATGACTTCTATCGAGCATCAAAGAAGGTTAAATCCTAACCTGAAGGATGTTGTAAAGAAGGagattcttaaactcttagatgctGGTGTGATTTACCCTATTTCAGATTCTTAA